The proteins below are encoded in one region of Mya arenaria isolate MELC-2E11 chromosome 15, ASM2691426v1:
- the LOC128220517 gene encoding myosin essential light chain, striated adductor muscle-like codes for MSGLSEGEIEDAREVFDLFDFWDGRDGEVDAFKLGDLLRCLGRNPTNAVISKHGGTQKMGEKSYKFEEFIPLYKELLNEKDTGTFADFMEAFKTFDREGQGFISGAELRHLLTSLGEKLTDLEVDDILKHIDLTEDLEGNVKYEECINKVMAGPN; via the exons ATG AGCGGTCTTTCCGAAGGAGAAATTGAAG ATGCCCGTGAGGTGTTCGACCTGTTCGATTTCTGGGATGGTCGTGACGGGGAAGTAGATGCCTTCAAACTTGGAGATCTTCTGCGATGCCTGGGCCGCAACCCGACGAACGCCGTCATTTCCAAGCACGGTGGCACCCAGAAGATGG GTGAGAAGTCTTACAAATTCGAAGAGTTCATTCCACTGTACAAGGAGCTGTTGAATGAGAAGGACACCGGCACCTTCGCCGACTTCATGGAAGCATTCAAGACTTTCGACCGTGAGGGACAGGGTTTCATTTCCGGAGCTGAGCTTAGACATCTTCTTACCTCTCTTG GCGAGAAGTTGACCGACTTGGAAGTCGACGATATCCTGAAGCACATTGACCTTACCGAGGATCTGGAAGGAAACGTCAAATACGAGG aGTGCATCAACAAAGTCATGGCAGGACCCAACTAA